The Melanotaenia boesemani isolate fMelBoe1 chromosome 11, fMelBoe1.pri, whole genome shotgun sequence genome includes the window tttaaaaaaatctatactTGTTCATTTTCAAACATACATAATTATTGTAGAAGTAAACAGGTAAAGTACATTTTTATAGTCAAATTAACATTTTCTCAGGAAAGACTTCACACTGGGCACCACTTTTCTCACTTAACTCAGCAACTATTCCAACCTATGAGCTTTCTGTCAGCAACCCGTGTATCTAGTCTCTAAGGTGCTTTCGGAGCTTTTATACATGGCTTACTTGTCCCTGGGGAGCTCCCAGCGGGGATCTTGGGGCAGTTCATACTCAGACACTCCTGACAGCATTGGAGAGCCACTGGAGGAGAGGCGGGAGGGTCGAACTAGCATCACTCCAGAATGGATAGAGGAGCTTGAGTCCACGGACACCTGAGGTAAAAAAACAGTGACATTACTCTTCTCATAGTGGAACACACACCAGTTTCAGTTTATCTACCAAACAGTGCCCTAAAGAAGAATATTGCAACACAATTTCTGCAGTTTCTTTGAAGGATTGTGTCATAAACACAGGTGTGGTTTGGAGTTTTAGAGCTCCTCAAATACTCATACTTACCAGATGTACAAGACCATCAGAAGCTACAGGGAAAGCTCTGggaatacatttatttttaacaatggcagcaaaaaaaaatgtttaataagccaaatgtatttaaaagtattgtttttagaTAAATCTGaacaagtaaaagaaagaaaaaggtgagaaaatataaacattccAAACCCCCTATCTACTTTCTGTTACCTGTCTGCGCAGAGGGATGCTTTTAGCCAGCTTGTGGACGGCCAGCTGGCTGTTGAAGTCGCTCTTCTTCGAAGAGGTGCGAATCTTGAAGATCATTACGATGGCAACCATGACAGCGATAAAAAAGAAGCCCACACAGTAGATGACCACCTCCAAGTAGGTGTGGCTGGCTGGAGGGTAGTGTGTGATGGCTAGACGAGGGGGCAGGGTGACAGGGGGCAGGGAGGGGTGGGGTCAGCTGTCATAATTTAACTGTACATACACAAGTACATAAAACAAgctgccagcagcagcagcagtacaaAATAAATGgccaaaccagaaacacactcacacacacacacacacacacgtaaacGTGTAAAAGTCAGAGCCTGGGACATATATGGGACTGAATCTTACAATGCACAGGATTACACTCTCAAGCCAAATTCAACATTAGCTAAAGAATGACCGCATGTAATAACAGAGAAGTTGACAGTGCTAAGGATCTGACTTTCACACAGAATATTGATATTTCACACACAATATTTCATTATGTTCAAATATTCTGACTCAGTCACTGGTTGAGCTGAAGCAACATACAATAAGCTTGAGCTCAGTGCAATCGTAAAAATAACTTTACTTAATtcatacagttaaaaaaaatttacttcaATATTAATACAATGTTAAACAAGTTGTGTTGGTTCTTATAATGCTGATAACATAATTTATGTgcttaatgtaaaataaataaataaataaaagaaaatgttccaattcagatcttgtttttttcctcccactAAATGAAAACACCAACATTTATTCATACCATCAGCAGGGGTGTAATGGAGTCCACATTTCAgtagaaaaaatgtataaacataCTTTGGTTTGAGAGGCAGTTTTGTGTATAGGAAACGGATGTCAGACAGACCATTTCTAAATaagttgttttggttttgtgacTTATTCCACCACTGAATTTAAACCATGTGAAGGTCATAAATGATGCAGTTAATTGAGTTAGACTTTTTCTTCTAATTACATACAGAAACTTCTTAAATAAATGGAGCTACTGCTGTCATCATTTGTCGTTATCTCAGTCTTTTATGAAGTCAAAACCCTTGACAAAGTATTTGCTGCATGAGAACACTCATGTTATTGTCTTTACAAGCAAAGTTTAACAAGCTAGCTTTGTCAGTGGTGAATATAACCTACAACTCCTACTTGCATCTACATTTTCAGAAAGTGacaaaaatgcagcattttgtaTGTTCATTTACTCTCACAATAAATGTACAGTTGCAGAAATGGCAAAGCATCTTAAATTATTTGTGCTGGAAGCACCCCATACTGAATAATGCATCCCAAACCAAACATACCCACTGAAGTGTACCATTACACCCCCAAACCAGCACCAGCAACACAAGTGATTTATACTTGTGTGAAAAGGCTGACTGACAAGCGGCTTGATAATTGGAGGAATTCCCATTCCAATATCCTCTGGAATGAGACACATCCACTACAGCGAGCCAATTATCAAAGCCAGCCACTGTGCTCAAAGCAGGAAATGACACTAGCAATACATGTCATTTGCAATGCTTGTCGAAGAAAATCAGCTTAATACCAAATCAAATACAAATATCAGTTAAAAGGAAGAATAGAAGAGACAGTTCAAAGTGAAATCTGATCAGAGCTGCCAAACAACCCCTCTCTAAATATGATGTTCTACCTGGCTGAGATTGTTAAATATACTTCTGGGTagtattttgtatatttaaaatatcCCAAACCATGAACAACTCTTGGGCTGTTTGGCATTTGCTGATTTaattggaaaaaacaaaaaacaaacaaacaaaataaaaaatcagcagAGCATGCCTAATACTCTCCCCCATCTAGAAGGTTCAGATGGAGGAGAAGCCATGCTGAGCTCAGAGAGGGAAGTTTTAGTACATGTTTAGCCCTGGCTTCCTCTCACAGTGTCACCAGAAATGAAGTCAGAAGAGACCCTTATCTGGCAAAATGTGAAGGTGGACAGCCTGGCTTGGGTTGAAAATAAGGGATATAATGAAGATGTAAGAGAGAGACAGAACCACTGATACCTTCCAAAACGGTCAACCATGCAGAGTGATGAGAGTACCCGATAGAATTGCCCGCCAAGCAGGTATACTCCCCAGCGTCCTCAAAAGACACATTTCTCAGTTGTAGGACTTCTATTTCGTTGTTCGTGGTGTTAAGGCCAGCGGTCTAGAAAATAACAAAGGAAGTAGACCCGACAAGAGGccaaagagagaaaaggggaCCATAAGTAAAGGATtctgaaagagaaagaggacGGAGGAGCGTTCCCCTCCTCAATCCAACAACATATGCCCAAATGTCACACCAAAAGTCCCGACAGAGCTCTCTGTCAGGAAGAGCCCTCCAGTATCTGTTAGTGGAAAAGATGGTCAGGTGAGTCTGTACCGCTGAACCGTACTCTTGGCCGCACCATCACCACATAAAATACCTCAGTTTCATCTCTACATGCAAGAGATGGGCATGGAAAAATCCACAGCAGAACAGGACACATCACTATGCCAGCGCTAAACAAACAGCAGGAGGAATGTGAAACATAGACAAGCAGAGGCAACAAAACGAAggggaaaaagaaggaaagaaaacagagagagTTTTTGAGCTGTGTAGAGTGAGCAGACTTTGAAGGGCAAGGGAGTGAGAGTAATAGAAGATGGCAAGAGAGGCCCTTATTAGGAGGGCATGGCACAGCACAGGGATGGGGCAAGAATGAGAGCAGGTCCAACTTAAACCTGAGACTAAACACTTTCAACTGTTCTGCTGGGAATTTTCCATAGCGTCATTTACAGTCAGGAGCACtgaagagagagggagggagaaacagagggagggaggagagaaaCAGCTGAGGTTGACTTGAGCTATTAGACTCTAGTTTGTCCAGGTGGTCCTAGTAGCCCCTCCAATGTGCCGTCCCTGTACTGCTGCGTGGTGGTTACCTGAGGGCTCATATCTGATGACAGTCAGCCAGGCTGACTGATTGGCTTCCCCTATATAATTGGACACTTTACATGTATATTCTCCACTCTCCTCCTCAGTCACATTGTAGAGGGTAAGCACCTGAGCATCCGAGCTATTAACCCCCGAAtgctagaaataaaaacaaatcatatgcagcacagaaaaataaacacagttgACAACACAggaactttgttttttaaaaaaaaaaaaaaaaaaaaaagcacagaaaacagtTGTTTCACTTCCAGTAATGGCAGTTAGGGTAATTACatgacaataaagaaaaataagcaaCTCTACTAAAATAAGTTCAATCCTAACATTACAGAAACCAATGAATAAAGAAGGACTGCACAGGTTATGCTCCTACCTTGAGGACACGGACGTACTGTTTACCATCAGGTCCAACACTGCTCCCATTGATCTCGATATGTTTTAGCCACTGAATATGAGGCTGGGGGTCGCTGAAGACCTTGCACTCAAACTCCACATCACTTCCTACCACTACGGTACGATTGGCCGGCAAGCCAGCCTGCAGGATTGGCCGGTGGGGAGAGCGCTCTGCAACAGAATCAAAAAGGCATGAACAGATAATAGACAATGATGGATTTCTTGAAAAAAGGAACAGAATCTGGTTTCTGTCTGTTTcaatgagtttgttttttttccactcttcCTCCagcctggctgatacacttgtatttgttttgttttatttttttccccccttataCCGTGCTGTTCTTACTTTCCTGCaaaagattttataaaaattaaGTGACGTGCATgcccccaaaaagaaaaaagaaaaaaacatgggcATGATATTTTGACATTTGGAGATTAGTGAAGCAGAGAGGCGACATTCAAGACAAACAAATGTGCAATATTTGAAAAGTACATACGGCTGACTGGTTGTCAAACACAAGCCAAATAAAACCATCCCGATGAGGCTTTAGTTCTGGAAAACCACCAGCACTGAAGGCAGACATGGCTGACTAGATTATATCATACCATAGTGCTTAGTTTTAAGTTTTGAAGTTATAATAAGCAAGTAAATTAAGCATCTAATCTGGAGAAATcacagtgaaattatgatgttTTGGCTACATTTTAATGATAACTCTATAAAGTAAACTTGCAAGCCAATAATCAGGAAAGATGTATACTGTACAGGCTTTTCTAAGACAGACATGCTTTGGTCCTTAAACACTTTTGATCCTATTTTCCCCACTAAAACAATCCAAGAGCTTATCAGACTGCAGACATCTACTGAGGTTGGCCAAAACCCAGAGAACAACAGAGGAAGTGGGACTGTGATTTATAAGACCTATGACTTTAGAGCGAGTCACAGAGGAGGCCCAAGTGGAGTAATCACTTCTCCCTTCTATATGAGTCCATCACTCATATAGAAGTGTGTGCAATTTATCATAATTTGAACAAAAAGGACTTCATTCACCCGACACAAGGACTGCATCCCTGCGCTCTTGGAGTAGGGGTAGCATTTGTTTGTCTCATCAGGTATGTAGACTTcaaatatttgaataaaatgattCACTGAGACTAGAGCCTCATGAATATTCAACAGGAGATTTAAAAAGCAATTCTGGGCAAGGAACACTTACCGACTACATCCAGCTGGTAGGTGTGGTTAATGCTGCCATATTGGTTTTCCACCACACAGGTATAGTTTCCCTTGTCAGAGGGCACAGCAGATTCCATGATGATGGTCCACATGTGCTTACGAAGCTAAAAgtaggagggggaaaaaaaaaaaaaaaaaagtatgaagaAAACAGTTTACCGTTGGAAAAACGATGAATGATGGACTtcttttaattcagttcaaaatctgatttagtttgttttacaaataaactagATCTTACTTCCTGTGACATTTAGTAAGGGGTTTTAGGCAGCCGATCCTTTTCCAACTAAACAAAGACCACATTTTTATATGCAAGTGCCCCAACCTGCCTTTTGAGCTCTTTTTTTCCCAAGACatgttataatttttttcttccataaaTCTGCCAAGACCGGCAGTGTGTGATTAGCCAACTAACCTCTAAGGCAATGGTAACATCAaacatgtatatacacacagacTGAGCCATACAGTCTCCCTCATTTAGCTAAATATGTGATGAGGGAGCCCAGCTGCCTGCTGCCAGATGTGTTGTGCTTGACTTCTTATGCATATGGTCTAGATTATTCCAACCCTCCTGCACGTCTCCATACTGAGGATATGAACAATAGAAGGCCTGCCATAAAAGCGAGAGTGTGGGAGGGATGGGAGACGTCCCTGGCCGTTGATGCAGACCTTTGCACCTTGACTGAAAAAACAGCAGCCAGATGGTTAAGTGTGCTGCCTGGCTGGGTGGAGGGTCTAGGGGAGACGAGAGCAGCAGGCAGCCGAGAGGAAATTCCTAAATGTGTCCCAGCTGGGGAGGGAGATGGCTAGGGAAGCACGGTACAAGACTGGATTAGCCCCATACCTTgataggaagaaaaaaaatgtagaaaagaaGGTGGATTGTGTTTTTTAGAGTATGAACATGCATCCAGCACATGTGGGCAAACTCCCACATGAAAGCAGATGTTTTATTCGATTCCTATACCAAGCTTCTGGATTACTTCAGTGGCAATGCCTTTCAAGAGTTAGAATCCTAAGCCAAATAACAACTAATTAGTGGAATTTGACCTCAGACttatttataaaagcaaacGTTTTGAATATCTCTACAAAATGTCACAATGCCAGTTACAGTAAAGCAATACAGTATATAACACAGATCCGGTATCGCCAGCCACACCTGTTTAGTAAATCCATAGACTGGAGTTAACTTTATAACCATTAAATGCCTGGAGCTTAAAAATTTGTAAGCAGTGACAGTCACATTTAAATACAGGAAGACACTGACGAAAGGACATGATCCATCACACGTCATAGATACAGCAGGAATCAGGGTGAATCTACTGCTGCATGGATGTTATTACAGCGACGACAATTACCGATACCTAGAACGAGGACAACCAGTGCTATCGTTCATCCAAACAGAGGGCTAGGATTGCCCACCTGGAGGTACAACTAAAGCACAACATTCCATTTTGTGGCATAGAGTTTCAATTTACATTGTTTCTCGGGTCAACTGTGAAACTTGTCTCTGCGTTTCACTTGCAGAAAGAGTTTCTTACTCCAGGGGAGGGGGCGGTGATCTAATGTGGAGATGAGATCACTAACGCATCTTCACTCAGAGTCAAAAGGTTTGAAGtgattcaataaaaaaatgcttttgataTTGCTTTGTGAGAAGCTTTGGGGAACAAAGtttcaaaagattttttatttttttattattaaccttGAAGCCTCCAATGCGATGGTCTCTCTTGAACTCCTTCCCATTCCTGTACCATTTCAGAGTGGGAGTTGGGTTTCCACTGGCCTGGCATTGAAACTTCACAGTTTTACTAGCTGGTACAGCATGAagctttttctccattttttgtGGATGAACCCATTGTGGGGCatttgctaaaaacaaaaagaaacaaaaacacattcataCATTTTGACACaattatttacacaaaaaacCAACTAGAttaacaaaaatacaataaattatattaaaaaaaaaatatgtatatatctgACTGCAtagcttactgtcagatattaaagGCCTATTAATAAAGAGTGTGGATGAAagaattttaaaagttaaaagttctgTAACATCTTGTAGACTTATAATTGGAGAACAGCTGGAGAAGTTTAGTTTAagtacttaaaataaaactttaactttaggtctgttcagttttggccagggatattttctatttcttattctactgtttggaattgaaatgtaattaaatgcttttaatcagacattactagagcttcaGTTTACAATATTAACATCTGTGTCtcttatttgattcagtcgtccactaaaatccatttaaattaaaaatatatatatatatattgcttttAGGGGCAAATAATGTTatgcaataaaaatgtgattaattgagattaattcattacaaagcctctaattaattaatatttacttaatttaGTCCCATCCTAATATTTATCTCTTTACTTATTTGTTAGCGTTGGGACTGTAACATGTTAACACTTTGTAAAGGTGGAAAATTTGGTAAAACAATGTAAAGATAAATGCaattaacagcaacagaaacaGTTGTAGCAAAAGTTTAGTAAAGATATGGGTGCATACAAATCACATAACTGATGGGTACACACCAGGTTATTACCAGAACTCAGAACTAAGGCATTTAGTTAAAATAATAGTTACTTCTACGTCTCAATATTCATTGTGGTTTCCATCACCAGGCTAgcaattatgttattttattcacagtttTTCCCTTCTATAGAGGTTTTACTGGTAATCTTTTAATTACATAATCTTGTTTCACCTTCCTCTGCAACTGACTGGAGAAGCAGCACTGCTGGTGCTTATCTCTATACTGTGAATATACACACagtatattcatatatatagtctgcctttctttaaaaatatgtaatttatttcagcAATGATACATTTGAATAAAATTGTAACTAGGAAttatttagtcaaataaaaaaaatactatatatAGCCCAGTGTAAATTAAAGACTGTCATGTTTTCCACACTGCAGCTGCTGGATTCTTTGTGGCCAGAACGAGCAGCAGCGACCAGATGAAGAAGCTGGTGTCTTAATTGAACTTTAGACAAATTGGGGGACATCCAAGGTTAGCCACAATTAGTCACCAAAGAGACAATCCTTGTGCAAAAGCTGCCACTGAGGCAGCAAAGATCCTCTGATTCAGAGCAAAACTATTGAACCAGTTGTGAGCCCGACACATGACGGGCTTATAAGTGAATAATAAAGCTCTGAAATCTGTGACCATAATAATTACTCATCTGCGTGACTCAGCAATGACCATTTGTGATGGCAGCATTAGTGAAGTGAAAAAATTTGATCACTTACTTATCAGTTTTTGACTACCCAACAGTTTGTTTTCCTCTGATGAAGACTCCTCttcgtcatcatcatcctcagatGAAGCCAAGATATCAactaattaaacagaaaaattcaTGTGAGCAAAATTCAATGTTGTATACTTCTCTGGGCAGAGTTTTGCCAGATGTACCACATTTGAAGCAAAGCAGCAACATTTCAATAGCTGTTTTCCCTCTTAATTTAAGAGCAATGCATGAAAAAGCTGCACACACAACACATGGGTTAGCATTCACTTGAATGAGGTGTGAACTGCACTGCTGGATGACATGAAACAGGTTTACTTGAATGAAATGGATTTCTATGTCATTAAATGTCAGTCTAATAGTTGTATGAGACTATAGCGTGAAAATATCTCAAATCCAAAAAGGAGTAATAAACATACTGTTCACACATAGCAATTTACAAACTGGAAAGAGGAaactactgggaataaaatctgttttgtttttctacccAAAAGAATCCTGCTACTGAGAAAAGCTCCCTGATTTGTGAACGCATTTTTACTGTAATGATGAATTACCTGTGACATTGAAGTAAACACTGTGGTTGCCAAAGGTTGTGCATGTGTAAAAGCCGGAGTCAGTCAGTTCCACATTTTCTATCTCCAACTGGCCGTTGCGGATGCGAGTGTGTTCTCCATCCACAACAGCAAAATGGTCTTTGGTCCAGTTAACAGCATGGAGGGAGTCCTTGGCAGAGCAACTCAGCTCCAGACGTTCCCCAAGATAGCGGGTGAACAACTCTGCTTGCGTTTCCACAGACACTACAAAAACAGAAGAGCAGGGCATGATTACTTACGTCATGACACTTAACACTGATGATGTTCTGAGCAAATATAAATCACTTACTCTAGAATTTTGAAAAGCATGTAGGCATTCATTATTAAGATGATATGGAGCATATGtgtgttacacacacacaaaaacagatttcattCTGGGAAAA containing:
- the fgfr1a gene encoding fibroblast growth factor receptor 1-A isoform X1, yielding MSHRSEWSSSCVKASSFSSVSRMLMRSSILLFLTFFTQVLRTQCRPANADEVSVETQAELFTRYLGERLELSCSAKDSLHAVNWTKDHFAVVDGEHTRIRNGQLEIENVELTDSGFYTCTTFGNHSVYFNVTVDILASSEDDDDEEESSSEENKLLGSQKLITNAPQWVHPQKMEKKLHAVPASKTVKFQCQASGNPTPTLKWYRNGKEFKRDHRIGGFKLRKHMWTIIMESAVPSDKGNYTCVVENQYGSINHTYQLDVVERSPHRPILQAGLPANRTVVVGSDVEFECKVFSDPQPHIQWLKHIEINGSSVGPDGKQYVRVLKHSGVNSSDAQVLTLYNVTEEESGEYTCKVSNYIGEANQSAWLTVIRYEPSAITHYPPASHTYLEVVIYCVGFFFIAVMVAIVMIFKIRTSSKKSDFNSQLAVHKLAKSIPLRRQVTVSVDSSSSIHSGVMLVRPSRLSSSGSPMLSGVSEYELPQDPRWELPRDKLVLGKPLGEGCFGQVVMAEALGLDKEKPNRVTKVAVKMLKSDATEKDLSDLISEMEMMKIIGKHKNIINLLGACTQDGPLYVIVEYASKGNLREYLRARRPPGMEYCYNPDQVPLENMSIKDLVSCAYQVARGMEYLASKKCIHRDLAARNVLVTEDNVMKIADFGLARDIHHIDYYKKTTNGRLPVKWMAPEALFDRIYTHQSDVWSFGVLLWEIFTLGGSPYPGVPVEELFKLLKEGHRMDKPSTCTHELYMMMRDCWHAVPSQRPTFKQLVEDLDRCLAMTSNQEYLELSVPLDQYSPNYPDTRSSTCSSGEDSVFSHDAGAEEPCLPKFPPHSNGAAIKKR
- the fgfr1a gene encoding fibroblast growth factor receptor 1-A isoform X2 yields the protein MSHRSEWSSSCVKASSFSSVSRMLMRSSILLFLTFFTQVLRTQCRPANADEVSVETQAELFTRYLGERLELSCSAKDSLHAVNWTKDHFAVVDGEHTRIRNGQLEIENVELTDSGFYTCTTFGNHSVYFNVTVDILASSEDDDDEEESSSEENKLLGSQKLITNAPQWVHPQKMEKKLHAVPASKTVKFQCQASGNPTPTLKWYRNGKEFKRDHRIGGFKLRKHMWTIIMESAVPSDKGNYTCVVENQYGSINHTYQLDVVERSPHRPILQAGLPANRTVVVGSDVEFECKVFSDPQPHIQWLKHIEINGSSVGPDGKQYVRVLKHSGVNSSDAQVLTLYNVTEEESGEYTCKVSNYIGEANQSAWLTVIRYEPSAITHYPPASHTYLEVVIYCVGFFFIAVMVAIVMIFKIRTSSKKSDFNSQLAVHKLAKSIPLRRQVSVDSSSSIHSGVMLVRPSRLSSSGSPMLSGVSEYELPQDPRWELPRDKLVLGKPLGEGCFGQVVMAEALGLDKEKPNRVTKVAVKMLKSDATEKDLSDLISEMEMMKIIGKHKNIINLLGACTQDGPLYVIVEYASKGNLREYLRARRPPGMEYCYNPDQVPLENMSIKDLVSCAYQVARGMEYLASKKCIHRDLAARNVLVTEDNVMKIADFGLARDIHHIDYYKKTTNGRLPVKWMAPEALFDRIYTHQSDVWSFGVLLWEIFTLGGSPYPGVPVEELFKLLKEGHRMDKPSTCTHELYMMMRDCWHAVPSQRPTFKQLVEDLDRCLAMTSNQEYLELSVPLDQYSPNYPDTRSSTCSSGEDSVFSHDAGAEEPCLPKFPPHSNGAAIKKR
- the fgfr1a gene encoding fibroblast growth factor receptor 1-A isoform X4; amino-acid sequence: MSHRSEWSSSCVKASSFSSVSRMLMRSSILLFLTFFTQVLRTQCRPANADEVSVETQAELFTRYLGERLELSCSAKDSLHAVNWTKDHFAVVDGEHTRIRNGQLEIENVELTDSGFYTCTTFGNHSVYFNVTVDILASSEDDDDEEESSSEENKLLGSQKLITNAPQWVHPQKMEKKLHAVPASKTVKFQCQASGNPTPTLKWYRNGKEFKRDHRIGGFKLRKHMWTIIMESAVPSDKGNYTCVVENQYGSINHTYQLDVVERSPHRPILQAGLPANRTVVVGSDVEFECKVFSDPQPHIQWLKHIEINGSSVGPDGKQYVRVLKTAGLNTTNNEIEVLQLRNVSFEDAGEYTCLAGNSIGYSHHSAWLTVLEAITHYPPASHTYLEVVIYCVGFFFIAVMVAIVMIFKIRTSSKKSDFNSQLAVHKLAKSIPLRRQVSVDSSSSIHSGVMLVRPSRLSSSGSPMLSGVSEYELPQDPRWELPRDKLVLGKPLGEGCFGQVVMAEALGLDKEKPNRVTKVAVKMLKSDATEKDLSDLISEMEMMKIIGKHKNIINLLGACTQDGPLYVIVEYASKGNLREYLRARRPPGMEYCYNPDQVPLENMSIKDLVSCAYQVARGMEYLASKKCIHRDLAARNVLVTEDNVMKIADFGLARDIHHIDYYKKTTNGRLPVKWMAPEALFDRIYTHQSDVWSFGVLLWEIFTLGGSPYPGVPVEELFKLLKEGHRMDKPSTCTHELYMMMRDCWHAVPSQRPTFKQLVEDLDRCLAMTSNQEYLELSVPLDQYSPNYPDTRSSTCSSGEDSVFSHDAGAEEPCLPKFPPHSNGAAIKKR
- the fgfr1a gene encoding fibroblast growth factor receptor 1-A isoform X3 encodes the protein MSHRSEWSSSCVKASSFSSVSRMLMRSSILLFLTFFTQVLRTQCRPANADEVSVETQAELFTRYLGERLELSCSAKDSLHAVNWTKDHFAVVDGEHTRIRNGQLEIENVELTDSGFYTCTTFGNHSVYFNVTVDILASSEDDDDEEESSSEENKLLGSQKLITNAPQWVHPQKMEKKLHAVPASKTVKFQCQASGNPTPTLKWYRNGKEFKRDHRIGGFKLRKHMWTIIMESAVPSDKGNYTCVVENQYGSINHTYQLDVVERSPHRPILQAGLPANRTVVVGSDVEFECKVFSDPQPHIQWLKHIEINGSSVGPDGKQYVRVLKTAGLNTTNNEIEVLQLRNVSFEDAGEYTCLAGNSIGYSHHSAWLTVLEAITHYPPASHTYLEVVIYCVGFFFIAVMVAIVMIFKIRTSSKKSDFNSQLAVHKLAKSIPLRRQVTVSVDSSSSIHSGVMLVRPSRLSSSGSPMLSGVSEYELPQDPRWELPRDKLVLGKPLGEGCFGQVVMAEALGLDKEKPNRVTKVAVKMLKSDATEKDLSDLISEMEMMKIIGKHKNIINLLGACTQDGPLYVIVEYASKGNLREYLRARRPPGMEYCYNPDQVPLENMSIKDLVSCAYQVARGMEYLASKKCIHRDLAARNVLVTEDNVMKIADFGLARDIHHIDYYKKTTNGRLPVKWMAPEALFDRIYTHQSDVWSFGVLLWEIFTLGGSPYPGVPVEELFKLLKEGHRMDKPSTCTHELYMMMRDCWHAVPSQRPTFKQLVEDLDRCLAMTSNQEYLELSVPLDQYSPNYPDTRSSTCSSGEDSVFSHDAGAEEPCLPKFPPHSNGAAIKKR